A section of the Engystomops pustulosus chromosome 3, aEngPut4.maternal, whole genome shotgun sequence genome encodes:
- the TMEM229B gene encoding transmembrane protein 229B, with protein MVVKKPKSGYLSGLHRWYIYAIHGLLCEIMFTATWDLVTSNCWKLRGVSSIWAIFIYGTAIFVIEKMSLYLEGKCHLLWRCLLYTLWTYTWEFSTGFLLRMFSSCPWDYSHFSGNLKGLVTLEYAVPWYFGCMIAEQVVIKNTLRLQIIQDGQKN; from the coding sequence ATGGTCGTCAAGAAACCGAAATCTGGATATCTCAGTGGCCTCCACCGTTGGTACATTTATGCAATTCATggacttttatgtgaaataatgtTTACAGCCACTTGGGATTTAGTCACCTCCAACTGCTGGAAGCTGAGGGGCGTGAGCAGCATCTGGGCCATCTTTATCTACGGAACGGCAATATTCGTCATCGAGAAAATGTCCCTCTACCTCGAAGGAAAATGTCACCTTCTCTGGAGATGTCTCCTATACACTCTCTGGACTTATACCTGGGAGTTCTCCACTGGTTTTCTACTAAGGATGTTTAGTTCCTGCCCATGGGATTACTCTCATTTTAGTGGAAACTTGAAGGGGCTCGTTACCTTGGAGTACGCGGTGCCTTGGTATTTTGGTTGTATGATCGCAGAGCAAGTAGTGATCAAAAATACTCTCCGATTACAAATCATTCAAGATGGCCAGAAAAACTGA